In Galactobacillus timonensis, the genomic window ATGTTCCGGAATGCTCAATATCAAATGCCACAAAAGAATCAAAATCAGGAGTATGCAATTCCGTGAAATCCTGCGGCATTCCGTCTTCGATTTCTTCCACATCAATACCCAGGAGTTCCATCTGATCCATGATCTGTGTAATCTGACTCCTTGTTCCCGAAATCTTTAATACTTTATAGCCAACGACCTTGTCGTCTTCTTCGCTCCTGAAAACAGTATTTCCAGCAATAGAAGCAGCATCTTCCAGTTCCTTCTGATACTTTTTAACTTCTTTGATATCCAATGTCTCAAAGTACCGTGTGAGCAACGCTGCCGTATTCATCCCGCCGGTGGCCTGAATGGAAGAAATATCTTTTTCTGATTGAATGACTTTCGCTTTAACTTCATCCTGCCATGTTTTAACACCTGTTGATTTATTGTCCCATTTGGACTCATAGAAATACGGTGACTCCAGCAACCTGTCTGCCATTTCATTCAGATTCATTGAATGCTGTCTGTAATATGCAACAACCTGATCATGTCTTTCTGCTTTTTCGGCATTATCAACTTGTGTCAGAAAATCGTTGATCAGTCTGATTGGTTCATCAATTAAGTTGACCAGTTCTTTAATCTTGGCTTCTGTTTCTAGATAAGGTGCCATATAGACTGATTTGATTTCTTTACGCTTTGTATCTATTGCCCTCTTAAGCTTTGTCAACTCAGTCTTATCTTTCTTTGCTTCCTTGTAATTATCAGGTGTATATACGATTGTTTTATACTTTGTAAGATTCTGCTTCAACTGACTTTTCAATTCATCAAAGTTTTCTACTGATGAAACACCTGGCTTCTCTACCGTAATTAGTTCCAAATCATTCATTAATTTCGCCTCACATTTATTAGGTCTGCACTATATAAGGGATGTTGTTTCCTATTGCGAACTCAATTGCGTATGAGTTAATTGGAGCAATAATCGTTGCTTTGCATCCGATGAAAGCATCTTTCGCAATAAAGGAAATGCTTTTAGGAATATGAATTGTTTCAAATGAAGAACTGTAGAAAAAGGCACGCGTATTAATTCTTTCTACCCCCTCAGATATCTCTAGGGATTTTATAGTTCGTTGATATGCTAGCGATTATACTCCAATTTGATTTACCAAAAGGTAATTTTTGCAGTTTATCAGTTAATTCCAAGCCACTAAATAAGTCATATATCATTGTCGTTCCCCCTAGCTACATATATTCACAAATCGATTGATTGTTTGCTTTTTCCACAAAAGTTATTGCTATGAATATTATAAATCTTTATAAACGAGAATTCTTGCTCTTAATCAGCATTGATTTCATCCAACTTCCCCTCAATTATTGCACAGATCTTCATGAGATATGTGTTGTTCATGTTATAAATCGTCTCAGGAGAAGGCATAATGAGATACTCAGTGCCTGAGACTTCGTTGTACTCATATCTGAGAAGCTCTTCCATTATTCCCCTACGGATCTAGTAGCATTCTTCCAGCGTCTTGTTCTCATTAGCCGATTTGAACGCTTCTGGAGACAGCATCATTCATCATCTTCCTCCTCCCTTTCTTCAGCAAGTTCAGCAATTAGGTGATCTTCTGAGATAAACCTTACGATACAGCAGCATTCTTCCGGAATCTTGTCGTGACTCACTCCACCGATATTTGAGAAACAATATGGATGGAGCTTCTTAAGACGGTGCTGCACTCTCTGAACTGGAAGTTTTGTATTTCTACAAAATACCAATGCAGGGAATGCCTCCTATCAGGGGCCGTCACGAACCCGCTATCCCTTTGACAGGACTACTTGTCTGCTGGCTGTTATGCCATGCAGTCATGAAAATCCTTGAAATTCATGACCCTGATATTCTGCAGGAAGCTGAAATCGGTAATTCCTGCAAAGGCAAAGGGCATTGCCTTTCTTAGAATATTGGCTGCGCCGTTCAGATCGGCATTGATGACAGTGCCGTTTTTTGAACGATACAGTCCTCGCTTGATACGTTCTCCGCTGAAGGACACATTGGCATCATTCTTCCCATATACAGGAATATCGTCCTGATCCAGAAAGCTCGCTTTGGAAGTATAGGATTCCTCCTGCTCAATGACGACAATGCCGGCCCGTTCCGCTTTATACCGAATCATGCGGATCAGACTGTACAGCGGAATCTGTACAAAGTTTTGGCTGGACTGCTTTGACATGCCGGTCTTCTGCTTCCAGAATTTGTTTCTCCCGATCACCAGATACCGGATATGCCGGATCCTGCATTGCCGGACGATGTCAGAGCTGATCTTATGCAACTCATCACGCATCTGGAGCGCACGGTTTCTGCCAAGACTCTGCATCATTTTTGTTGTCGGGCATCGATAGGCTTTCGGATCGTGACCTCCCATAAGAGTGCTCCTGCAGGCTCCCATCTGCTTGTTGTACCACTGATTCCTGGATTTCAGATAACCGCCCTTGTACAGAATCGATGGCGAACCATCATTACTTACGAAAGCTGCGATATTATCGATTCCAAGATCAATAGCACCCGCATGTGTACCCTGCGGGAGACTCATATTTACGGTTTCTTCAAACGTAACCAAAATACGGAACTTCTCATAAAACGGAACAACTTTAACCTCTTTCATTCTGCCTTGCGAAGGTACTCTGCCCAGCAGAACAACGGCATCCGTCATCGGTAGCTTCAGATACGGAGTTCCATCCTTATAGTTCATCCGGCAGTCCTGGTTTGTGAAGCATACTGTTGTCAGATCCCCCCTGACATAATGCGGCATCTTCGGTCTCCCAGTAAACAGAGACGGATTCTTCTGATAAGACCTGCATGCGGCCATCCAGCTGGCAAAGTCACCAGTCCGCATTTTCAGCACATGCTGTGCCGCCTGCATAGGCAGACCGCCAAAGAAGTCGGGATTCTGGTTGACACGCATCAGCTTTTCCAGGAAGGCATAACCAATCTGTCTTCCCGGTGCCGTCATTCCCGTTGAGGCAATTGTTCTGCGGATCTCTTCCTCTACTTCAAGCTGTGCGGGTTGAAGATCAGCCTCTTCTTTGCCATAGGCCGTATAGTGCTGCCGCAGACGAAACGTCGCAGCATTAGAAAGAAGCTTTGCTTTCCGGCACATGATATCGCACCATGAAAAGAGATCTTTCTGATCATCGCTTAGTAAGCGTCTAATACAGGGTGAACTTATTTCATAAGAGCAGGACAATATAATGAGCGCGAAGGCGACCGGACTTTAAAGAACCCAGTGCTGGGTCAGTAAAGCTCGATCGCCTTTTGATGGCGAATCTGATTTACGCAGATGGCTGTATCAATTTCTTCTTTCCATCCACAACCCGGACCTTCGGAGGCTTGTCTGGACCGGTTCCCATGTAATCAACGATCTCTCGCTTCTTACCGGCTTCATATTCATGATAGGAATCGCTCCAGGGCATCAGTTCTTTCAGAAACGATTCTGTAATGCGGGCAGATCTGTTTCTGTCCATCATGCGATCGATCAGATACTGAAAGTAGATTCTCGGATTGGCATGGTTTGCCTTTGCCGTTTCTGCCAGGGATTCGATGATCGCATTATCTTCTGCTCCGGTGATGGAATAGCTGAATAGAGAGTTCATCCTGAGCTGGCAGATACTTCTGACACTTCGTTCGGAAAAACCATTGTCCAGCGGTACCTGCGGATCATCAAGAAACTCCCGCAGTCCTTCTTCGTGGTTCAGGGCATATCTGATTGCAGAGGAAAGATGCTCGCTGAAAGCAGGATCCTCTGAATCCAGGGAATGCATGTATCCGAAGAAGGCATCGACTTCCGGCTTAACCAGTTTCTGGCGTCCTTTGAGTCTTTCTCCATCTGACAGATCCTTCAGCTTGTTCTCTTCCACATAAATTCTGCGGATCAGTTCTATCGCTTTGAATTCCGGAAAGGTCTCCAGTTCTTCTTCTCTGAGCTTTGATGAATTCAGAAGACGTGCTGCACGGATGAATTCTCTGCGGCAGTGCATCCAGCATAATGTGTTGATGACAGACCCATTTCTCTCGNCTATCGCTTTGAATTCCGGAAAGGTCTCCAGTTCTTCTTCTCTGAGCTTTGATGAATTCAGAAGACGTGCTGCACGGATGAATTCTCTGCGGCAGTGCATCCAGCATAATGTGTTGATGACAGACCCATTTCTCTCGGAGGCGTAAAGCGAATATGCCGCATAGGCATCAGAGGTGATCTTTCCTTTGAAATCATCTCCGTAGAATTCTCTGAGATGATCCGTGCTGCGGGTCAGCTCAAAGCAGAAACAGATAATCTTATTGCCGGTATAGAACTCGCTGGAAGTATGAAGCCAGTAATAGCTTGTTGACCCTGCGGACCTTCCGTCATTGATCACACGTCCGAAGGTTTCATCTGCCTGCTGGTGGTCCTGCTGTTTCAGAAGATCAGCCATGTACTGCCATACCGGGAGAAAGCACTGATCAGTGAATGTCATGATCCATACTGACATCGTTCCTCTGGTCAGCCGGAAACCTTCTGCGGCCATGTCTTTTTCCATCCGGTAGTACGGCACATACAGACAGAATCGGGAATACAGAATATCGGCAAGCAGCGATGATGAAACAATAGAACCTGGAAGAGGCTTTCCTTCATAAGGGGTATATTCAATCTCTCTGCAGCACGTTCCATGCGAAATGACAGGAACATAGACGCACTGAACATAATGACGGCTCGGAACGCATTCAACGGTCCTGTATTTCTTCCAGGAAAAGATATACCAGCTGGTTCCATACTGTTCGTTCAGCTGATCAGGATTGATCTGGTAAATGTTTCGGACCGGAAGACCGGACAGATCCTTCTCCCGCTGTCCTTTCTTCCGTATGCCATGACCTTTATGATCAGAAAACGCAGATCTTGAAGTAATAACCGGTGCTTTCGGAGATTCTTCCGCTTCTTCTGCCAGCGGATCCTCTGCGATTTCTTCTTCCTGTGCAATCTCTGACAGCTTTTCTGTTCCGCGACCGAACAGATCGTTATTCCGCATCTGAAGCTGCTCCGTGCACTTCTGAAGTAAGCCGCTCAGCCGTTCATTCTCACGCTTAAGGGTTTCTGACAATTCCTTCATTGTCTGATAATCCCGGGTCATGTTTTTCTCGGCTTCTTCATGACCGTCAAGAATCGCAAGAACTTCAAGATGAGAAGCGATGACATTCCTGAGAGCGCAATTCAGCTCCGGCTTTTTCAGTTCCGGAAGTTTCCGATTCAGCTCA contains:
- a CDS encoding DUF1351 domain-containing protein — its product is MNDLELITVEKPGVSSVENFDELKSQLKQNLTKYKTIVYTPDNYKEAKKDKTELTKLKRAIDTKRKEIKSVYMAPYLETEAKIKELVNLIDEPIRLINDFLTQVDNAEKAERHDQVVAYYRQHSMNLNEMADRLLESPYFYESKWDNKSTGVKTWQDEVKAKVIQSEKDISSIQATGGMNTAALLTRYFETLDIKEVKKYQKELEDAASIAGNTVFRSEEDDKVVGYKVLKISGTRSQITQIMDQMELLGIDVEEIEDGMPQDFTELHTPDFDSFVAFDIEHSGTFGAANGDVPPEITEIGAVKVVNGKVVDHFDMLANPGRKITPQNERLTHITNEMVKDKPPVSEVIKAFKEYCGDFVLVGHNIKSVDLPYISAAGRKNGIAFENEFFDTYVYAKKFKEQESWDNVKLEYLAGQFGVEDNAHHRAYNDAQVNVDVFFKLKELGEQS
- a CDS encoding leucine-rich repeat protein, coding for MKSLEISEGVERINTRAFFYSSSFETIHIPKSISFIAKDAFIGCKATIIAPINSYAIEFAIGNNIPYIVQT
- a CDS encoding RNA-guided endonuclease InsQ/TnpB family protein, which encodes MCRKAKLLSNAATFRLRQHYTAYGKEEADLQPAQLEVEEEIRRTIASTGMTAPGRQIGYAFLEKLMRVNQNPDFFGGLPMQAAQHVLKMRTGDFASWMAACRSYQKNPSLFTGRPKMPHYVRGDLTTVCFTNQDCRMNYKDGTPYLKLPMTDAVVLLGRVPSQGRMKEVKVVPFYEKFRILVTFEETVNMSLPQGTHAGAIDLGIDNIAAFVSNDGSPSILYKGGYLKSRNQWYNKQMGACRSTLMGGHDPKAYRCPTTKMMQSLGRNRALQMRDELHKISSDIVRQCRIRHIRYLVIGRNKFWKQKTGMSKQSSQNFVQIPLYSLIRMIRYKAERAGIVVIEQEESYTSKASFLDQDDIPVYGKNDANVSFSGERIKRGLYRSKNGTVINADLNGAANILRKAMPFAFAGITDFSFLQNIRVMNFKDFHDCMA
- a CDS encoding IS66 family transposase, whose protein sequence is MVMTSSELNELNRKLPELKKPELNCALRNVIASHLEVLAILDGHEEAEKNMTRDYQTMKELSETLKRENERLSGLLQKCTEQLQMRNNDLFGRGTEKLSEIAQEEEIAEDPLAEEAEESPKAPVITSRSAFSDHKGHGIRKKGQREKDLSGLPVRNIYQINPDQLNEQYGTSWYIFSWKKYRTVECVPSRHYVQCVYVPVISHGTCCREIEYTPYEGKPLPGSIVSSSLLADILYSRFCLYVPYYRMEKDMAAEGFRLTRGTMSVWIMTFTDQCFLPVWQYMADLLKQQDHQQADETFGRVINDGRSAGSTSYYWLHTSSEFYTGNKIICFCFELTRSTDHLREFYGDDFKGKITSDAYAAYSLYASERNGSVINTLCWMHCRREFIRAARLLNSSKLREEELETFPEFKAIXERNGSVINTLCWMHCRREFIRAARLLNSSKLREEELETFPEFKAIELIRRIYVEENKLKDLSDGERLKGRQKLVKPEVDAFFGYMHSLDSEDPAFSEHLSSAIRYALNHEEGLREFLDDPQVPLDNGFSERSVRSICQLRMNSLFSYSITGAEDNAIIESLAETAKANHANPRIYFQYLIDRMMDRNRSARITESFLKELMPWSDSYHEYEAGKKREIVDYMGTGPDKPPKVRVVDGKKKLIQPSA